In Candidatus Babeliales bacterium, the DNA window GCTTTGAAGAATCCATAACACCAAAAGTAGAAGCTGCAGAAATTGAAACTGCAGAAGAATAAAACTAATTAAATAAATAGGGACTCAATCGAGTCCCTATTATTCATAAAAATAGGAAAATAAAATGATTTACAAAAAATTATTTTTATTATGCTCAGTACTATTAATATCTAACCTTAATAATAATATTAAAGCTCTTTCTAAAAAAAAAGAGGAACTGCATAAAGCTATAAATGATAAAAATGATCAAAAGGTAAAATATTTACTTAATGAACATGGAGAAAGTATTGTTGATAAATCAGGCCATGAATCTTCAACACTTCCATTGGCTTATAGATCGGGCAATAAAAAAATTGTAGATCTCATTCGTCAATATGGTGGTACCATAGCTCAATCTTTTAGAGGGTCTCGCTTTGTTTCTGATCATAAATTGAGTTTCTATGAATTTGAAAATTTTACCAAAAAAACGCGATCATTAAGCGAAATTACTGCTGCAAAGACTGCAGATGAAGCTATAAAAGTTTTTCTCAAAAATTACAGCATCCTAGACGTAGCTAGTTATTTAAGTTCCTTAGATGAAAAATCACGAGAAATGGTCTTGGAGAAAATGTTTGAAAAACTATTATATATGGATCCATCTTCAATTGTTAACCTTAATTTATTTTCAGGATTTGTAGCAGGACGGACTGCAATATATATGGAAGATCCTAAATTAAAAGCACTATTGATTTGGTTATTTAATTTACCTATAATCCAGGAACATTTACAAAAAATAGCCCTTAGCTTTTAAGCCATTCTTAAACCCTTTTTAAATGCCAAAATATAATTGCACAAGATAAATATATAAGTAAATGCCAATCAATACATTAAACGGAAATGTAACACCTAATGAATAACTCAAAGCTAAGGCAATGTTACTGCCCGGATAACTGGTTCTTAAGCAAGCAGGTACGGCAATATATGAAGCGCTGCCCGCTAAAACCATTAATAGAACTACTCCACCAGGCGATAACTGCATAAATATACCAAATAACATACCAAGCAATGCACAACTAATAGTTATACTAACCGCGCAAACTAAAATTAGTTGCAGTCTTCTTTTTATCGTAGAAAACTGCTCTCCAACTGAAATTCCCATTTCCATTAAGAAAATAGCTAAAATCGGACGCATTGAATCAAAAAAAATTGGACTCAAAATACCAATTGCCCATTCGCTTGCAATAACACCTCCAATAATACTTCCAAATAAAATATATAAGCTTTTGTGGTTAATCGCATTGTAGATCATACCAAAAATGCCACGGCTATTTTTTTCACTTTTATTCAATAATATATTTGCTACAATAATTGCCGGAAATTCCATTAACGCTACAAATAAAGGAATATAAGGCTCAAAATATATATTTTTACTTTGCAAAATTTTTAATGCAACCGCAAAAGTACCAATACTCACTGAACCGTAATGAGCAGCAACTACAATCGAATCATTTTTTGAATACCGAACTATATATTTCAGTAAAAAATATGCCATAAAGGTACATGCTATGGCTAAGCCAACAATCTGGCATGATTGATAAATAAGTCGCCAACAACACCAAGTACGTAATGCAATGCCACC includes these proteins:
- a CDS encoding sodium-dependent bicarbonate transport family permease; translated protein: MFIDPIIYFFLCGIALKLIWSRIRLPKIAYEVISLYLLISIGLKGGIALRTWCCWRLIYQSCQIVGLAIACTFMAYFLLKYIVRYSKNDSIVVAAHYGSVSIGTFAVALKILQSKNIYFEPYIPLFVALMEFPAIIVANILLNKSEKNSRGIFGMIYNAINHKSLYILFGSIIGGVIASEWAIGILSPIFFDSMRPILAIFLMEMGISVGEQFSTIKRRLQLILVCAVSITISCALLGMLFGIFMQLSPGGVVLLMVLAGSASYIAVPACLRTSYPGSNIALALSYSLGVTFPFNVLIGIYLYIYLVQLYFGI